The Pseudomonas sp. LFM046 region TGGACTACTACGTCGGCTCCGAAGCCGGCCGCCGGACCATTGCGGAGAACTATGTGGGCTTGCCGTACGAAGCGATTGGCTGAGCCACAAGCGGCCTCGCGCAACGCCATTTCGCGGGATGGATCGAGCCTGCGAAACTTATCCATCGGAGGCTCGTAGGGTGAACCACGCTTCATCACCAACACGCCTGGCAGCCCCGCGCCCATGACCTAGGCTTGCACAGGCAAGCCGGAAGAATTCCAGAGGTTCGGGAACGGAGCAGCGCGATAACGGATTGGCCAGAGAACGGCCGGCATTTCCCGGAACCCGGAGTGATTCTGCCCTCGTATTTCATGCAGTTCTTGCAGACCTCAGGAGTGCAGTCATGGCGCAGCAGAATTCCATTCATGCCAATCCCGGCCAGAAACTTCGCGGTGTGAACCTCGGCGGTTGGCTGGTGCTCGAGAAGTGGATGACCCCCAGCCTTTTCGAAGGCTTGCAGGCCACCGATGAAACCACCTGGTGTGCCGAGATGGGCAAACGTGCCCCGGACCGGTTGAAGCAACACTGGAACAGCTTCATCACCCGCGATGACTTCGTCTGGCTCAGCGAGCGCGGCATCAACGCCGTGCGCATCCCCCTGGGCCACTGGATCTTCGGGCCGGATTACCCCTACCACACCAAGTACGGCGAAGCCCGCCATCCCTTCGTCGAGGGCGGTATCGAGGTGCTTGACCGCGCCTTTGGTTGGGCGGCTGAACTGGGACTGCGGATCGTCCTGGACCTGCACGCCGCGCCCGGCTGCCAGAACGGCTTCGACAACGGCGGCATCAAGGATGTCTGCGAATGGCACACTCAGGACCAGTACCGCGAGCATTCGCTGAGCGTCCTGGAACGCCTGGCCGAGCGTTACCGCGACCAGCCCGCCCTGCACGCCATCGAGGTCCTCAACGAACCCCGCTGGGATGTGCCGACCGACTACCTCAAGGGCTACAACCTCGACGCCTACCAGCGCATTCGCCGGCATTGCAGCGCGGACAAGGTCAGCGTGGTCTTCCACGACGGCTTCCGTGCCTACGAGGAGTACCTGGGGTTCATGCAGGCGCCGGAATTCGCCAACGTGGTGTTCGATATCCATCGTTACCAGTGCTTCGAGCGCATCGATATCGACAGCGACATCTACACCCACGTGCACAAGGCCAGCGGCCAGTGGAAGACCGAGGCCGATGGGATCATCCAGCGGCTGAAGATTCCCGCCTACTGTGGTGAGTGGAGCCTGGGCCTGGACCTGAAAGTGGTCTCGCTCTGGGCCGAAGGCCCGTTCAACCACGCCCTGGAAAACATGGACAGCTTCCAGAAGGACGTCGCCTATCGCGGCTATGCCGCCGCGCAACTGCTGACCTTCGAAAAATACCTGGGCTGGTTCTTCTGGAGCTACAAGACCGAAACCACGCCGGCCTGGTGTTTCCGCGAATGCGTCCGGCGCGGCTGGTTGCCCTCAACTTTTTCGTAGTGCACGCAGGGGCGTGCCATAGCCGACCATAGCGTCATCCGGCAGGTGATGGAGCAGGAGCTTGCGTTGGTAGTTCCGCTCCAGACCTGCCTGGAAGCTGATGGCCATCAGCGTCGTGTCCGGCAGTTCGCGGTGCAGCAGGTCCATCAGGTATTCCTCACCCTTGGGTTCAAAGGCGCTGGTGGCTTCTTCGATGAAGACCCAGGCAGGCTGCTGCAGGAACAGGCGGGCGATGGCCAACTGCTGTTGGGCCCGCAGCGGCAATACGCTCTGCCAGTTCTCCGCTTCGTCCAGGCGCTTGGCCAACCAGGCGAGCCCGGCGCATTCCAGGGCGCCGTACATGGCATTGGCGGCGTAGGTGTCGGTCGGGTGCGGGTAGCTCAACACGGCCCGCAGGCTGCCAACCGGCAGGAACGGGCGTTGCGGCAGGAAGCAGATCGCCGGGCCCGCAGGCAGCCAGACCTCCCCATGCCCCCACGGCCACAGGCCGGCCATCACCTTGAACAGGCCGATGGTGATGGTGGGGTCGCCTGAGATCAGCACCCGCTCGCCACGCTGGATCACCACATTGAGCCCTTCGATCAGGACCTTGCCGTCGGGGTTGGAGATGCACAGGTCACGCAGCACGATTTCAGTCTTCTGCGACTGCGCCAGGCAGATGCGGTCGACCTGCGGCCCGGCGGCCTGCTCCTCCAGGTACAGCAGGTCGCCGTAGAGGCTCATTACCCGATCCGCCGAGGCCCGGCAGCGTGCCAGTTCGGCCAGGTTGTCGATCGGCCAGGAGAGTGCCGAGGTCAGTTGCTGGAACGCCTGCGCGGCCTGCATCAGCACCCCGAGGGTCATGCTGCCGGCGACGTACTGGGGCGCCATGACCAGGATCGGGAAGACCGGCAGCAGGACGCCGTAGCCCGAAGAGAAGGACACGATGCCGAGATACGCGAGGGTCTGGCGATAGAAGCGGCGCCCCAGTTCCGCGAAGTACGCCGTTGAATTCCGGCGCTCTGCGGCTTCTCCCTGCATCAGCGCGATGGACTCGGAGCTTTCCCGCGCATGGGCCAGCCCGAAGCGGAAATCCGCCTCGGCGGACTGCAACTTGTTGGTCGCCTTGATCAACGGGCGCCCCAGCAGCAGGCCGAACAACGTGCCGGTACCGGCATAGGCAACCGCCAGGATCACCATGTAGCCCGGCACCATCAGGGCAGTTCCGGGGACATTCATGCTGCCGGTCACCGTCAGCAGGATGTCGGCAAAGGTGCCGAAAATCAGCAGCGAGTAGACCAGCGAGTGCGTCAGGGAAATCGAGCTTTCGGTGACGACGTGAATGTCTTCGGCGATCCGGCCATCCGGGTTGTCATGCTCGCCCTCGGTCAATTGCAGCTGGTAGTGATGCCCGTGGGCCATCCATTTCTCGAGGACCTTGGCCGTGAGCCACTTGCGCCAGTCCAGTTGCAGCCAGCGCTTGACCCGCATGTGCAATGCCGTGACGCCCACGGTCAGCAGGAGGATCACCACGAAGGTGCCGATCTGCACCATCAGGCGATTCAGTGATCGGGCTTCAAGGGCATCGAAGAGCGCGCGGTTCCAGTAGTTGATGCAGATCACCAGCGCGACCTGGGCCAGGGTGAGCAGGAGCAGCGCCACGGTGTAGCCGCGCGCCTTCCACTTCTCTTCGGCGTTCCAGTACGGCATCACCAGCCGCAGGAACTGCCAGCGTCTTGTAGCGATTGGCCGGGACATCAGTCGCCACTCCGTGCGGGGTGCAAGGGTGCGGCAACTCCCGGACCATCGGCGACCACTCGCCGCAGCACTCGAACGACGCGGCGTGTTCCCCATGATAGGCGGGTCCGACTTCCCGCCCTGAACAACATTGAAATAATCATTTGACCCCCTGCTGCTAGAGGCCGAAGCCTCAGGTTCCTCAGCGAACTCCGGGGAGTGCGTTATGTGCCCTTCCGAACATTTCAGGTCCGGTCAGGGACTGACGCAGGGCGTCGCCACAGCAGGCGAATTGCGATCAGCCGGTCAGGGAATCGCGGCTCGTCGAACTCGGCGCGCGGCTGCACCAGGTATCTAGATTCAAGCACATGGAATTGGAGCTGGACGTTTTTTCCGGACCGTCGCGCGCCTGGGGCCGACAAAGGTCGATGGGCAATCAGGACCGGACGCCCCCGGTTGCCCGTTTCCAGTCAGCCCGCCTTGCCGATCAGCTGGCTGATTACCGCCCGCAATTTGCCCGGCTTCACCGGCTTGTTCAGCAGCGGCACGCTCAAGTCCTGCAGCTTGCGGCGGCACTGGTCGCTGCGGTCGGCGGTGATGATCACCGCTGGCAGCTCACGCGCGAAACGCTGACGCACGGCCTGGATCAGGTCGCAGCCCACCACGCCATGATCCAGGTGGTAATCCACCAGGATCAGGTCCGGCGCCTGTTCGCCAAGGGCCTCCAGTGCGCCGTCCACGTCCGTGGCGGTGAGCACCTGGCAGCCCCACTGGGCCAGCAACGCAGACATGCTTTCGAGAATCCCCGGCTCGTTGTCCACCACCAGCAGGCGCTGGCCGGGAAGCGGGTCGCCGGTCACCGGGCGCGGCTCCGGATTCGCTCGCGCCTGGGGCTGCGCCTGCACCAGGGGCACGTCGATGCTGAACACCGATCCACGGCCCGGTTGCGAACGCACCTGGACACGGTACTCCAGCATGCTGGCGATGCGGTCGACGATGGCCAGGCCCAGACCCACGCCCTTGCGCTCCGCGGCACGGCCCACATCCAGCTGGTTGAACTCGAGGAAGATCGCTTCCAGCTTGTCTGCCGGAATCCCCCGCCCGGTGTCCCAGACTTCCAGCCGCAACCTATCCCCGCAGCGACGCGCGCCGAGCAGGATGCGCCCACGCTCGGTGTAGCGGCAGGCATTGCTGAGGAAGTTGCGCAGGATGCGCGTCAACAAGCGGAAGTCAGTGCGGATGCACAGGTGTGGAATGCGCACCCGCAGGCCCAGGCCGGCGGCTTCGGCCACACTCTGGAATTCCGACGCCAGGGGGCCGAGCACGTCCTCCAGCGCGTAGGTATCCAGGTCCGGTTTGATGGCGCTCTGGTCCAGCTTGGAAATGTCCAGCAGGTCGGTCAGCAGGTCCTCGGCCCCTTCCAGGGCCTGGTGCGTCCGCTCCACCAGTTGCTTTTCAGAGCCCGGCAGTTCGCGTTCGCGCAGGGTGGAGACCAGCAGCCGCGCGGCGTTCAGCGGTTGCAGCAGGTCGTGGCTGGCCGCAGCCAGGTATTTGTCCTTGCTCAGGTTGGCCGCTTCGGCGGCATCCCGTGCTTCGCGCAGCTGTTCATTCAGGCCCTGGAGTTCCCGCGTGCGCTCCAGCACACGCTGCTCCAGTTCGTCATTGAGGGTCTGCAGGCGCTGCTGGGCGAGGATGCGCTCAGTGATATCGGCGACGAAGCCTTCCACGAGCCCTTCTTCGTCGGGCTTCAGCAGCAGGTTCATCAGCACATCCACGTGGCTGCCGTCCTTGCGCACCAATCGGGTTTCGTAGCCGAACAGACCACCCTCCCGTTGCAGGGCGCGGCGGATCTCCACCAGTTCGGCGGCACCTCCGGCGAACAGGTGGCTGGCGAGGTCCGTGAGGCTCCACAGGCAGTCCTGGGGCGAGTCGTAGCCAAGCATCCGCGCCAGGGCCGGGTTCGCCGCGCGCAGCCCCTGCTGCAGGCTGGCCTGGAAGATGCCGTGCACCGCGTGCTCGAAGAGCCATTTGTAGCGGTTGCGCTCGGTCTCCAGCTCCTCCAGCCGTGCCAGCAGCTCCGGGTAATGGCTCTTGCGCGCGGAGTGGCTGCCCAGTCCCAGCAGGCCGGTCAGGGCATCGCGCTGATCGTCAGAGGGCCTCTTCATAGACCACCTCGACATCCCGCTGGCTGGATTCGCGCGGGTTGGTGAGGATGCAGGGGTCGTGCATGGCGTGGTGCGAGAGGAAAGGAATGTCCGAAGTCCCGACACCGTGCAGGCGCAGGGTCTCGTGGAAGCCCACCGCGTGTTTGAGCGTCACCAGATGCTCCACCAGCCGCTGGCGCACCTGGTTCTGGTTCAGGCCACGGCAGTCGATGCCGAGGGTTTCGGCGATCACCTTGAAGCGATCCGGCGCAGCGCTGTAGTTGAACGCCACCACATGCTCCACCAGCACCGCGTTGCACAGCCCGTGGGGCAGGTCGAGGAAGCCACCGAGGCTGTGGGACATGGCGTGCACCGCGCCGAGGATGGCGTTGGAGAAGGCCAGCCCGGCCTGCATGCTGCCGAGCATGATCTTCTCGCGCAGAGCGATGTCCTGGGGGTTGGCGATCATCGCCACCAGGTTGCCGTTGATCAGCCGCATCGCCTCCAGGGCGTGGGGGTCGGTCAGCGGGCCGTGGCCGGTGGAGACGAAGGCTTCAATCGCATGCACCAGGGCGTCGATGCCGGTACAGGCGGAGAGGAAGGGGTCCATGCTCAGGGTGGTTTCCGGGTCGATCAGCGACACGTCCGGCACCACCGCCTTGCTGACGATGGAGAACTTCATCCGCTCCTGCTGGTTGGAAATGATCACGAACTGCGACACGTCGGCAGACGTGCCGGCGGTGGTCGGAATGAGGATCAGCGGCGGGCTGGGCACGGTCAGGGTGTCCACGCCTTCGAATTCCAGGATGCTGCGGCCATGGGCGGCCACGATGCCAATGCCCTTGGCGCAGTCCATGGGACTGCCGCCACCCACGGCGACAATCACGTTGCAGCCCATGGAACGGTAGAACTCGGCGCCCTGCATCACTTCTTCGACGCGGGGGTTGGGGGATACCTGGGTGTAGAGGCAGTAGTCGATGCCCTGGGCCTGCAGGCTGGCTTCGATATCCGCCACCCAGCCGGCGGCCTGCACACCGGGGTCGGACACCACCAGCACCTTGCGCGCGCCAAAGGTGCTGGCGTAGTTGCCGACGTTATGCCGGCAACCGGCGCCGAAAATGATCTCGGGAGACACGAACTTGCGAAGCGGGCTGATATCGTGACGCATCAAACAGCTCTTCTTGTATTTATGGGGTGAGTAGGACCCAGCCTACTGGATTCCGAGGGCATTTCAATCAGACCTTTGGGCGCTTTCCTGGTCCAGGGGCCGCAATCTCCTGTAGGGACGAATTCATTCGCCAAGGGCGGCGAAGCTGCCCCCCGGTGATCCTCAAGGGCGAACCTGCGGTCCGCTTGGCGATTGAAATCGCCCCTACACAAAGCCGCCCCGGGCAGTTCGTTACTCCAGCAACCGCCGATAGAACGCCAACTCCGCCTCCAGCGCATGGGCCAGGTTCGCGGCCTGGCGGAAGCCGTGGCGCTCCTCCGGGTAGACATGGCATTCCACCTGGCGCCCTGCCTCTTTCAATGCGGTCACCATGCTGGCGGTCTGCTCCGGCACCACCACGGCGTCCTGCCCACCCTGGAAGAAGATCACCGGTGCGCCGATCTCCCGCGCCCGCAACACAGGCGTGCGCCGGCGATAGCGCTCGACATCTCGCACCGGGTCGCCGATCAGCCAGTCCAGGTAGTCGGCCTCGAACTTGTGGGTGTTCTCCCGCAGCGCCAAGGGGGCGCTCACGCCGTAGTAACTGGCACCGCCGCAAAACGGCGTATCCCCGACCAGCGCCAGCAGGGTGGTGAAGCCACCGGCGCTGGAACCGCGAATGAATGCCCTGTCCGGGTCCACCAGACCCAGCCCGGCGAGATGGAACAACAGCGCCTTGGCGTCCTCCACATCCAGCTCCCCCCAGCCCCCGGCCAGACGCTGCCGATAGGCGCGGCCGTATCCGCTGCTGCCCCGGTAATCGAGGTCAGCCACGGCGAAGCCGCGCTGGGTCCAGAACTGAACGCGCGGGTCGAAGACCGGCTGGCAGGCGGAGGTCGGACCGCCATGGCAGAACACCAGCAGCGGTGGGCGCTGGTCGTCGGGGCCGCGATAGGCCGTGTTGCAAGGCGGATAGAAGAATCCGTACGCCGACTCCCCGGCTCCCACGGGGAATCGCAAGGGCCGAGGCCGTGCGATCTCGTCGAGTGGGAGTTCGGCACTGCCGCCGGCCAGGACCTGCATGCTGGCGTCCCGGCGGTCAATGGACAGCACAGCGCTGGCGTTTTCCGGCCCGGCGGCGATGCAGTAGTAATGCCCCCCATCCGCCGCCAGTTGGCGGAAGCGGCTGTAGCCGGTCGCCAGCAGTTGGCAATCATCCCCGACCAGGTCGCACTGGCCATCCACCAGCCAACACCGCAGCCCGGCTTCCGGCAGATAGCTGCAAGCACCCAATTGCCAAGGCGCCGGACCATGGTCGGCATGGGCCGCCGCCAAGGGCCGCAGCTGATCGTTCTCAAGCGCCCACGGCTGCCACCAACCGTTGCGATCACTGAGGCAATGCAGACGCCCATCGGCATCGAAGCGCGGCTGTTGCAGGGACACACCGCCCTCCCCTCCAGCCAGGATTTCAGCTGCCCCCCAACCCGCCCCCACGCGGCGCCGCAGGCACAGGCGGGTCTCGGTCCAGGGCTGGGCGGGACGGCTCCATTCGATCCAGACAAGCGTCTGGCCATCCGGGCTGATGCGTGGCGCGGCATAGAAGTCCGCACCCTCGACCAGCACCTCGCGTGCGCCATCGGCCAGGGCGATCGCCACCAGCCGGTGGGTGCCCTGCTCTTCCTCGACCGCCAACACACCCTGCGCCCCACTCCAGAGATCGCCATAGCGACAATCGGGGTTCCGGGTCAGCACGACAGGAGCGCCGGACATTGGCTGGAAATACAGCTGCTGGTCAGCCTCGTTGACGAACACTACGCCGCCGGGCACCAGGCAGAAGGCGCCGCCGCCATATTCGTAGACCCGGCTGCGCAACGAGAAATCGGCCGGCGTCAGGCAGCTTGCCTCCCCCGCCTGCCAGCGCCAGAGCGTGGTGCGGCCATCGGCGGGGTCGAACAGGGTCCAGAACAGCCCGGACGGTCCGCAGCGCAGCTCGACGAAGTCGCGACTGGCGGCGACGGCGCGTTCCGCGCTCCAGGGGCTGTCCCAGAAACCGAAGGGACGGATTTCAGGCGCGGCAAATGATTTTTGAAGTTCGCTCATTGCGGTAGGTCAGCTGCTCCAGGGTTCCAGCAGCATGGTCCGCCTCCTCCCGCGCCGCCAGTATTTTCCCGTGGTGGGCGGACTTGGCGCACACCGGGTCGGCGTTGCTGGCGTCTCCGGTGAGCATGAAGGCCTGGCAGCGGCAGCCGCCGAAGTCCCGCTCCTTCTCATCGCAGGAGCGGCACGGCTCGGGCATCCAGTCGTAACCGCGAAAGCGGTTGAAACCGAAGGAGTCGTACCAGATGTGCCGCAGGCTGTGGTCCTTCACATTGGGGAACTGCACCGGCAGCTGCCGCGCGCTGTGGCACGGCAAGGCAGTGCCGTCCGGGGTGATGTCGAGGAACAGGCTGCCCCAGCCGTTCATGCAGGCCTTGGGGCGCTCCTCGTAGTAATCGGGGGTGACGAAGATCAGCTTGCAGGGGTGTTTTTCCGCCGCCAGCTTCGCCCGGTACTCATTGGTAATGCGTTCGGCGCGC contains the following coding sequences:
- a CDS encoding cellulase family glycosylhydrolase yields the protein MAQQNSIHANPGQKLRGVNLGGWLVLEKWMTPSLFEGLQATDETTWCAEMGKRAPDRLKQHWNSFITRDDFVWLSERGINAVRIPLGHWIFGPDYPYHTKYGEARHPFVEGGIEVLDRAFGWAAELGLRIVLDLHAAPGCQNGFDNGGIKDVCEWHTQDQYREHSLSVLERLAERYRDQPALHAIEVLNEPRWDVPTDYLKGYNLDAYQRIRRHCSADKVSVVFHDGFRAYEEYLGFMQAPEFANVVFDIHRYQCFERIDIDSDIYTHVHKASGQWKTEADGIIQRLKIPAYCGEWSLGLDLKVVSLWAEGPFNHALENMDSFQKDVAYRGYAAAQLLTFEKYLGWFFWSYKTETTPAWCFRECVRRGWLPSTFS
- a CDS encoding SbmA/BacA-like family transporter, whose protein sequence is MSRPIATRRWQFLRLVMPYWNAEEKWKARGYTVALLLLTLAQVALVICINYWNRALFDALEARSLNRLMVQIGTFVVILLLTVGVTALHMRVKRWLQLDWRKWLTAKVLEKWMAHGHHYQLQLTEGEHDNPDGRIAEDIHVVTESSISLTHSLVYSLLIFGTFADILLTVTGSMNVPGTALMVPGYMVILAVAYAGTGTLFGLLLGRPLIKATNKLQSAEADFRFGLAHARESSESIALMQGEAAERRNSTAYFAELGRRFYRQTLAYLGIVSFSSGYGVLLPVFPILVMAPQYVAGSMTLGVLMQAAQAFQQLTSALSWPIDNLAELARCRASADRVMSLYGDLLYLEEQAAGPQVDRICLAQSQKTEIVLRDLCISNPDGKVLIEGLNVVIQRGERVLISGDPTITIGLFKVMAGLWPWGHGEVWLPAGPAICFLPQRPFLPVGSLRAVLSYPHPTDTYAANAMYGALECAGLAWLAKRLDEAENWQSVLPLRAQQQLAIARLFLQQPAWVFIEEATSAFEPKGEEYLMDLLHRELPDTTLMAISFQAGLERNYQRKLLLHHLPDDAMVGYGTPLRALRKS
- a CDS encoding NahK/ErcS family hybrid sensor histidine kinase/response regulator, whose translation is MKRPSDDQRDALTGLLGLGSHSARKSHYPELLARLEELETERNRYKWLFEHAVHGIFQASLQQGLRAANPALARMLGYDSPQDCLWSLTDLASHLFAGGAAELVEIRRALQREGGLFGYETRLVRKDGSHVDVLMNLLLKPDEEGLVEGFVADITERILAQQRLQTLNDELEQRVLERTRELQGLNEQLREARDAAEAANLSKDKYLAAASHDLLQPLNAARLLVSTLRERELPGSEKQLVERTHQALEGAEDLLTDLLDISKLDQSAIKPDLDTYALEDVLGPLASEFQSVAEAAGLGLRVRIPHLCIRTDFRLLTRILRNFLSNACRYTERGRILLGARRCGDRLRLEVWDTGRGIPADKLEAIFLEFNQLDVGRAAERKGVGLGLAIVDRIASMLEYRVQVRSQPGRGSVFSIDVPLVQAQPQARANPEPRPVTGDPLPGQRLLVVDNEPGILESMSALLAQWGCQVLTATDVDGALEALGEQAPDLILVDYHLDHGVVGCDLIQAVRQRFARELPAVIITADRSDQCRRKLQDLSVPLLNKPVKPGKLRAVISQLIGKAG
- the ercA gene encoding alcohol dehydrogenase-like regulatory protein ErcA, which translates into the protein MRHDISPLRKFVSPEIIFGAGCRHNVGNYASTFGARKVLVVSDPGVQAAGWVADIEASLQAQGIDYCLYTQVSPNPRVEEVMQGAEFYRSMGCNVIVAVGGGSPMDCAKGIGIVAAHGRSILEFEGVDTLTVPSPPLILIPTTAGTSADVSQFVIISNQQERMKFSIVSKAVVPDVSLIDPETTLSMDPFLSACTGIDALVHAIEAFVSTGHGPLTDPHALEAMRLINGNLVAMIANPQDIALREKIMLGSMQAGLAFSNAILGAVHAMSHSLGGFLDLPHGLCNAVLVEHVVAFNYSAAPDRFKVIAETLGIDCRGLNQNQVRQRLVEHLVTLKHAVGFHETLRLHGVGTSDIPFLSHHAMHDPCILTNPRESSQRDVEVVYEEAL
- a CDS encoding prolyl oligopeptidase family serine peptidase, which encodes MSELQKSFAAPEIRPFGFWDSPWSAERAVAASRDFVELRCGPSGLFWTLFDPADGRTTLWRWQAGEASCLTPADFSLRSRVYEYGGGAFCLVPGGVVFVNEADQQLYFQPMSGAPVVLTRNPDCRYGDLWSGAQGVLAVEEEQGTHRLVAIALADGAREVLVEGADFYAAPRISPDGQTLVWIEWSRPAQPWTETRLCLRRRVGAGWGAAEILAGGEGGVSLQQPRFDADGRLHCLSDRNGWWQPWALENDQLRPLAAAHADHGPAPWQLGACSYLPEAGLRCWLVDGQCDLVGDDCQLLATGYSRFRQLAADGGHYYCIAAGPENASAVLSIDRRDASMQVLAGGSAELPLDEIARPRPLRFPVGAGESAYGFFYPPCNTAYRGPDDQRPPLLVFCHGGPTSACQPVFDPRVQFWTQRGFAVADLDYRGSSGYGRAYRQRLAGGWGELDVEDAKALLFHLAGLGLVDPDRAFIRGSSAGGFTTLLALVGDTPFCGGASYYGVSAPLALRENTHKFEADYLDWLIGDPVRDVERYRRRTPVLRAREIGAPVIFFQGGQDAVVVPEQTASMVTALKEAGRQVECHVYPEERHGFRQAANLAHALEAELAFYRRLLE